One genomic region from Paracoccus pantotrophus encodes:
- a CDS encoding metallophosphoesterase produces MRTYAIGDIHGHLELLRAAHELIARDDAAHGGGGRLVHVGDLQDRGPDSRGVVDYLMRGQAEGLPWIVLKGNHDRFLPRFAWQPEWIDPGLASGRHWLEHPSLGAAETLASYGVEIRDHARTHADVLRAVPEAHLRWLAALPLWHLTPRALFVHAGIRPGVDLARQTEHDLVWIRKGFLDDASNHGLLVVHGHSPVKRVTHFGNRLAIDTGAAYGGPLSVVVFDETGLHLLTDSGREPIPAP; encoded by the coding sequence ATGCGGACCTATGCCATCGGTGACATTCACGGCCACCTGGAACTGCTGCGCGCCGCGCATGAGCTGATCGCGCGCGACGACGCGGCACATGGCGGCGGCGGCAGGCTGGTCCATGTCGGCGACCTACAGGACCGCGGCCCGGATTCGCGCGGCGTGGTCGATTACCTGATGCGCGGCCAGGCCGAAGGGTTGCCCTGGATCGTGCTCAAGGGCAATCACGACCGCTTCCTGCCGCGCTTTGCCTGGCAGCCGGAATGGATCGACCCCGGCCTGGCCTCGGGGCGGCACTGGCTGGAGCATCCCTCGCTGGGCGCAGCCGAGACGCTGGCCTCCTATGGCGTCGAGATCCGCGACCATGCCCGCACCCATGCCGATGTGCTGCGCGCCGTGCCCGAGGCGCATCTGCGCTGGCTGGCGGCGCTGCCGCTGTGGCACCTGACCCCGCGGGCGCTTTTCGTCCATGCCGGCATCCGCCCCGGCGTCGACCTGGCCCGGCAGACCGAGCATGACCTGGTCTGGATCCGCAAGGGCTTTCTGGACGATGCCAGCAATCACGGCCTGCTGGTGGTACATGGCCACAGCCCGGTCAAGCGGGTGACGCATTTCGGCAACCGCCTGGCCATCGACACCGGCGCGGCCTATGGCGGGCCGCTGAGCGTGGTGGTCTTCGACGAAACCGGGCTGCATCTGCTGACCGATTCCGGGCGCGAGCCGATTCCCGCCCCCTGA
- the serA gene encoding phosphoglycerate dehydrogenase, whose protein sequence is MPKVLVSDKLSETAVQIFRDRGVEVDYLPDVGKDKEKLAEIIGQYDGLAIRSATKVTAKLLESATKLKVIGRAGIGVDNVDIPAASKKGVIVMNTPFGNSVTTAEHAIALMFAVARQLPEASVSTHEGKWEKNRFMGVEVFNKVLGVIGAGNIGSIVIDRALGLKMKVLAYDPFLSEERAKELGVKKVELDELLAKADFITLHVPLTEKTRNILSRENLEKTKQGVRIVNAARGGLIDEAALAELLKSGHVAGAALDVFATEPATESPLFGLPNVVVTPHLGASTTEAQENVALQVAEQMSDYLLTGAVQNALNMPSVTAEEAAVMGPWLKLAGHLGAFIGQMTDEPIQAINVLYDGVASEMNLKALNAAVIAGVMQATNPDVNMVSAPVMAAERGVQVATTTQGKSGVFDGYIKATVVTDTRERSIAGTVFSDGKPRFIQIRGINVDAEIGEHMLYTRNRDVPGVIGALGMTLGDLGVNIANFTLGRTKTGDDAIAILYLDEPLKPEALEALRATGKFLQVRPLQFEV, encoded by the coding sequence ATGCCCAAGGTTCTTGTTTCGGACAAGCTGTCGGAAACCGCCGTCCAGATCTTTCGCGACCGCGGCGTCGAGGTGGATTACCTGCCGGATGTCGGCAAGGACAAGGAAAAGCTCGCGGAGATCATCGGTCAGTATGACGGGCTCGCGATCCGCTCGGCCACCAAGGTGACGGCGAAGCTCTTGGAGAGCGCCACCAAGCTGAAGGTGATCGGCCGCGCCGGGATCGGGGTCGACAATGTCGATATTCCGGCGGCCTCGAAGAAGGGCGTGATCGTGATGAACACGCCCTTCGGGAACTCGGTCACGACGGCCGAGCATGCCATCGCGCTGATGTTCGCCGTGGCGCGGCAATTGCCCGAGGCCAGCGTCTCGACCCATGAGGGCAAGTGGGAGAAGAACCGCTTCATGGGGGTCGAGGTCTTCAACAAGGTGCTGGGCGTCATCGGGGCGGGCAATATCGGCTCGATCGTCATCGACCGGGCGCTGGGGCTGAAGATGAAGGTGCTGGCCTATGACCCCTTCCTGTCCGAGGAGCGGGCCAAGGAACTGGGCGTGAAGAAGGTCGAGCTGGACGAGTTGCTGGCAAAGGCCGATTTCATCACCCTGCATGTGCCGCTGACCGAGAAGACCAGGAACATCCTGTCGCGCGAGAACCTGGAAAAGACCAAGCAGGGTGTGCGCATCGTCAATGCCGCCCGCGGCGGGTTGATCGACGAGGCGGCGCTGGCCGAGCTGCTGAAATCGGGCCATGTCGCCGGCGCGGCGCTGGACGTCTTCGCCACCGAGCCCGCGACCGAGAGCCCGCTGTTCGGCCTGCCCAATGTGGTGGTGACGCCGCATCTGGGCGCCTCGACCACCGAGGCGCAGGAGAATGTCGCCCTGCAGGTGGCCGAGCAGATGTCGGATTACCTGCTGACCGGCGCGGTGCAGAATGCGCTGAACATGCCCTCGGTCACCGCCGAGGAGGCGGCGGTGATGGGGCCCTGGCTGAAGCTGGCCGGGCATCTGGGCGCCTTCATCGGCCAGATGACCGACGAGCCGATCCAGGCGATCAACGTGCTTTACGACGGCGTCGCCTCCGAGATGAACCTCAAGGCGCTGAACGCCGCGGTGATCGCCGGGGTGATGCAGGCGACGAACCCGGACGTGAACATGGTCTCGGCCCCGGTCATGGCGGCCGAGCGCGGCGTGCAGGTGGCGACCACGACGCAGGGCAAGTCGGGCGTCTTCGACGGCTATATCAAGGCCACCGTGGTCACCGACACCCGCGAGCGGTCCATCGCCGGCACCGTGTTCAGCGACGGCAAGCCGCGCTTCATCCAGATCCGCGGCATCAATGTCGATGCCGAGATCGGCGAGCACATGCTTTATACCCGCAACCGCGACGTGCCGGGCGTCATCGGCGCGCTGGGCATGACGCTGGGCGATCTGGGCGTGAACATCGCGAACTTCACCCTTGGCCGCACCAAGACCGGGGACGATGCCATCGCCATCCTCTATCTCGATGAGCCGCTGAAGCCCGAGGCGCTGGAGGCCCTGCGCGCCACCGGCAAGTTCCTGCAGGTGCGACCGCTGCAATTCGAGGTTTGA
- the serB gene encoding phosphoserine phosphatase SerB, with protein MFTVTILAAPSRADLPAALVDELRGAWDGGHVIWLAPGIAAEFPLAAEPADFWQIWERLQAEGFDLAIQPTRGRRKAVLLADMDSTMIQQECIDELADVAGVGERVAEITARAMNGELNFHEALLARVGLLAGLRESAIAEVLDNRITLAPGGRQLVATMHAQGAYAALVSGGFTDFTGPVARALGFDEHRANTLLAEEGVLTGHVALPILGREAKVEALRDITAARGLTPAEVLAVGDGANDLDMLKLAGMGVALHAKPVVAAQVGLRINHGDLTALLYLQGYAAEEFAG; from the coding sequence ATGTTCACCGTCACCATCCTTGCCGCGCCCAGCCGCGCGGACCTGCCCGCCGCGCTGGTCGACGAGCTCCGCGGCGCCTGGGATGGCGGGCATGTCATCTGGCTGGCCCCGGGCATCGCCGCCGAATTTCCCCTCGCCGCCGAGCCGGCGGATTTCTGGCAAATCTGGGAGCGGCTCCAGGCCGAGGGCTTCGACCTGGCGATCCAGCCCACCCGCGGCCGCCGCAAGGCGGTGCTGCTTGCCGACATGGATTCGACCATGATCCAGCAGGAATGCATCGACGAGCTGGCGGATGTCGCCGGCGTGGGCGAGCGCGTGGCCGAGATCACCGCCCGCGCCATGAACGGAGAGCTGAACTTCCACGAGGCCCTGCTGGCCCGCGTCGGCCTGCTGGCCGGCCTGCGCGAATCGGCCATCGCCGAGGTTCTGGACAATCGCATCACGCTGGCCCCCGGCGGCCGGCAGCTGGTGGCGACCATGCATGCGCAGGGCGCCTATGCCGCGCTGGTCTCGGGCGGGTTCACCGATTTCACCGGCCCGGTCGCCCGCGCCCTCGGCTTCGACGAACATCGCGCCAACACGCTGCTGGCCGAGGAAGGCGTGCTGACCGGCCATGTCGCCCTGCCGATCCTGGGCCGCGAGGCCAAGGTCGAGGCGCTGCGCGACATCACCGCCGCCCGCGGCCTGACCCCCGCCGAGGTGCTGGCGGTGGGCGACGGCGCCAATGACCTCGACATGCTCAAGCTGGCCGGCATGGGCGTGGCGCTGCATGCCAAGCCGGTGGTCGCGGCCCAGGTCGGCTTGCGAATCAACCACGGCGACCTGACCGCGCTGCTTTACCTGCAAGGCTACGCGGCCGAGGAGTTTGCCGGATAG
- a CDS encoding ABC transporter substrate-binding protein has translation MFAKLMQAAAAAAVLATPALAAQDRITLAMVLEPPNLDPTGGAAAAIDEVVYANVFEGLTRVAPDGSVKPGLAESWDSADGQTYTFHLRPGVTFHDGSVFDAQDVVFSLDRARAPDSTNAQKALFAGIETVEALDPLTVRVTLKAPDGGFPFKMAWGDAVMVDPTSIGDIATKPVGTGPFRFGEWRQGDHIRLDAFDGYWGEKPALKTATFRFIADPSAAFAAMMAGDIDAFPIYPAPETLAQLQADPRFKVLVGTTEGETILAMNHKHPALADIKVRKAIAHAIDRQEIIDGAMFGYGTPIGTHFAPHHPDYVDLTGKSQHDPELAKNLLAEAGGEGLTLRLALPPTPYARRGGEIIAAKLRAIGIQTQITNMEWAQWLEQVFKNADYDLTAISHVEPMDIGIYARKDYYFNYHNPAFDETMAKLDAATDPAERSALLKRAQEILADDYANAFLFQMAKTGVAKAEIEGLWENTPMPANDLTRVHWKE, from the coding sequence ATGTTCGCGAAACTCATGCAGGCCGCCGCCGCGGCGGCTGTTCTGGCCACGCCGGCGCTGGCGGCCCAGGATCGGATCACGCTGGCCATGGTGCTGGAGCCGCCGAACCTGGACCCGACCGGGGGCGCCGCCGCCGCCATCGACGAGGTGGTCTATGCCAATGTCTTCGAGGGCCTGACCCGCGTCGCGCCCGACGGCAGCGTCAAGCCCGGCCTGGCCGAAAGCTGGGACAGCGCCGACGGCCAGACCTATACCTTCCACCTGCGCCCCGGCGTGACCTTCCACGACGGCAGCGTTTTCGATGCGCAGGACGTGGTCTTCTCGCTCGACCGCGCCCGCGCGCCCGACAGCACCAATGCCCAGAAGGCCTTGTTCGCGGGCATCGAGACCGTCGAGGCGCTGGACCCGCTGACCGTCCGCGTCACGCTCAAGGCCCCGGACGGCGGCTTTCCCTTCAAGATGGCCTGGGGCGACGCGGTGATGGTGGACCCTACCAGCATCGGCGACATCGCCACGAAACCCGTCGGCACCGGCCCGTTCAGGTTCGGGGAATGGCGACAGGGCGACCATATCCGGCTCGACGCCTTCGACGGCTACTGGGGCGAGAAGCCGGCGCTGAAGACCGCCACCTTCCGCTTCATCGCCGATCCCAGCGCCGCCTTCGCGGCGATGATGGCGGGCGATATCGACGCCTTCCCGATCTATCCCGCCCCGGAAACCCTGGCGCAGCTGCAGGCCGATCCGCGCTTCAAGGTGCTGGTCGGCACCACCGAGGGCGAAACGATCCTGGCCATGAACCACAAGCACCCGGCGCTGGCCGACATCAAGGTGCGCAAGGCCATCGCCCATGCCATCGACCGCCAGGAAATCATCGACGGCGCCATGTTCGGCTATGGCACGCCGATCGGCACGCATTTCGCCCCCCACCATCCCGATTACGTCGACCTGACCGGGAAATCGCAACACGATCCCGAACTGGCAAAGAACCTGCTGGCCGAGGCGGGGGGCGAGGGCCTGACCCTGCGCCTCGCCCTGCCGCCGACGCCCTATGCCCGCCGCGGCGGCGAGATCATCGCGGCCAAGCTGCGCGCCATAGGCATCCAGACGCAGATCACCAACATGGAATGGGCGCAATGGCTGGAACAGGTGTTCAAGAACGCCGATTACGACCTGACCGCCATCAGCCATGTCGAGCCCATGGACATCGGCATCTACGCCCGCAAGGACTATTACTTCAACTACCATAACCCCGCCTTCGACGAGACGATGGCGAAACTCGACGCCGCCACCGACCCGGCCGAACGCTCGGCGCTGCTGAAACGGGCGCAGGAGATCCTGGCCGACGACTATGCCAACGCCTTCCTGTTCCAGATGGCCAAGACCGGCGTCGCCAAGGCGGAAATCGAGGGGCTCTGGGAAAATACCCCCATGCCGGCGAACGACCTGACCCGGGTGCATTGGAAGGAATAG
- a CDS encoding phosphoserine transaminase, with amino-acid sequence MGKTAPAARPANPRFSSGPCAKIPHFSLDMLADAPLGRSHRAAVGKAKLAEAIDLTREVLGVPADYRIGIVPASDTGAVEMALWSLLGARKVEMLAWESFGEGWVTDVVKQLKLDAVVRKADYGKIVDFAEVDFDNDVVFTWNGTTSGVRVPNGDAIPADRAGLTICDATSAAFAMDLPFDKLDVVTFSWQKVLGGEGAHGVLILSPRAVERLESHTPAWPLPKIFRMTKGGKLIEGIFKGETINTPSMLCVEDYLVALKWAQSIGGRKALVARAEANAKAVRDFIAGKDWIADLAEDPATASTTSVCLKFTDPRIKDGAAFAKAVAKRLEKEGVALDAGAYRDAPPGLRIWCGSTVETGDVAALMPWIEYAFEAEIEAQAVEA; translated from the coding sequence ATGGGCAAGACTGCTCCGGCCGCGCGGCCGGCCAATCCGCGCTTTTCCTCGGGCCCCTGCGCCAAGATCCCCCATTTCTCGCTGGACATGCTTGCCGACGCGCCGCTGGGCCGTTCGCATCGTGCCGCCGTGGGCAAGGCCAAGCTGGCCGAGGCCATCGACCTGACCCGCGAGGTGCTGGGCGTGCCGGCGGATTACCGCATCGGCATCGTTCCTGCCTCGGACACCGGCGCCGTCGAGATGGCGCTGTGGTCGCTGCTGGGCGCGCGCAAGGTCGAGATGCTGGCCTGGGAAAGCTTCGGCGAGGGCTGGGTCACCGATGTCGTCAAGCAACTCAAGCTGGATGCGGTGGTCCGCAAGGCCGATTACGGCAAGATCGTGGACTTCGCCGAGGTCGATTTCGACAATGACGTGGTCTTTACCTGGAACGGCACCACCTCGGGCGTGCGGGTGCCGAACGGCGATGCGATCCCCGCGGACCGCGCCGGGCTGACCATCTGCGACGCCACCTCGGCCGCCTTCGCGATGGACCTGCCTTTCGACAAGCTGGATGTGGTGACCTTCAGCTGGCAGAAGGTGCTGGGCGGCGAGGGCGCGCATGGCGTGCTGATCCTGAGCCCGCGCGCCGTCGAGCGGCTGGAAAGCCATACCCCCGCCTGGCCGCTGCCGAAGATCTTCCGCATGACCAAGGGCGGCAAGCTGATCGAGGGCATCTTCAAGGGCGAGACCATCAACACGCCCTCGATGCTTTGCGTCGAGGATTACCTGGTGGCGCTGAAATGGGCGCAATCCATCGGCGGCCGCAAGGCGCTGGTCGCCCGCGCCGAGGCCAATGCCAAGGCCGTGCGCGACTTCATTGCCGGCAAGGATTGGATCGCCGACCTGGCCGAGGATCCGGCCACGGCCTCGACCACCTCGGTCTGCCTGAAATTCACCGATCCGCGCATCAAGGACGGCGCCGCCTTCGCCAAGGCCGTCGCCAAGCGGCTGGAGAAGGAAGGCGTGGCGCTGGATGCCGGCGCCTATCGCGACGCGCCCCCCGGCCTGCGGATCTGGTGCGGTTCGACCGTCGAGACCGGTGATGTCGCGGCGCTGATGCCCTGGATCGAATATGCCTTCGAGGCCGAGATCGAGGCGCAGGCCGTCGAGGCTTGA
- a CDS encoding CDP-alcohol phosphatidyltransferase family protein, whose product MNPRLKALAVHLLTATGAVLSMLALLAAVRGEWSQMFFWLVVALIVDGVDGPLARRYHVKTNWPTYDGVLMDLIIDYLTYVFIPAYALFMSGLLPGWTGWIAIIAITYGSVIYFADTRMKTRDNSFAGFPACWNMVVLVLFAIKPDFWLTLAVVVALAIAMFTNLKFIHPVRTERWRLVSLPVTAAWVGFSVWAVLVDFHPESFARWGLLLSSLWLMFAGLAQQLTERRA is encoded by the coding sequence ATGAATCCACGCCTCAAAGCCCTTGCCGTCCACCTGCTGACCGCGACCGGAGCGGTCCTGTCCATGCTTGCCCTGCTGGCCGCCGTCCGGGGCGAGTGGTCGCAGATGTTCTTCTGGCTGGTCGTCGCGCTGATCGTGGACGGCGTCGACGGCCCCCTGGCGCGGCGCTATCACGTCAAGACCAACTGGCCGACCTATGACGGCGTGTTGATGGACCTGATCATCGACTACCTGACCTATGTCTTCATCCCCGCCTATGCGCTGTTCATGTCGGGGCTCTTGCCCGGCTGGACCGGCTGGATCGCGATCATCGCCATCACCTATGGCAGCGTGATCTATTTCGCCGACACCCGGATGAAGACCCGCGACAATTCCTTTGCCGGCTTCCCGGCCTGCTGGAACATGGTGGTGCTGGTGCTGTTCGCCATCAAGCCGGATTTCTGGCTGACGCTGGCCGTGGTGGTGGCGCTGGCCATCGCCATGTTCACCAATCTCAAGTTCATCCACCCGGTCAGGACCGAACGCTGGCGGCTGGTCTCGCTGCCCGTGACCGCGGCCTGGGTGGGATTCTCGGTCTGGGCGGTGCTGGTGGATTTCCACCCCGAAAGCTTTGCCCGCTGGGGGCTGCTGCTCAGTTCGCTCTGGCTGATGTTCGCGGGGCTCGCCCAGCAATTGACCGAGCGGCGGGCTTGA
- a CDS encoding Na/Pi cotransporter family protein: MQSLSVMFQLAGAVALLLFGLGLVRDGMVRAFGVRLKMALGRGTRTGLRAFVSGLVATLGLQSSTATALMTASFVDRGMIRPRMAQIVLLGANLGTALTAWIVASGIEALVPVLLLAGYAMRGQSRRGWSGGGLALIGIALMLLSLGLLGHATEPLRESAAMAAFLAMLGNAWPVALAIAAGLAVICSSSLAVVMLVLSLAMDPALTVVLVLGANLGGAIPPVLATAGQGIAARRVALGNLVVRAVGCLVALPLAGQAAQVLTAVPLPETGLAVEAHLAFNLALAAAIWPFSALVTRLTGLILREDETPPPIEAQLLDGQALDTPAVALARASRAALAIGDVVERMLQQARTAFARGDDAPLAEVSVLEERVDRMQQEVKSFLSRLGREAGEDERRQAITILDYVINLEHVGDIIDKGLGPEIRKKAALALRFSDEGYRELDGLFLMTIENLRLAQTVFMTRDRDLARQLMEEKVEIRRLERMSAQRHLMRLREGRADSQQTSSLHLDILRDLKRVNAHIVSVAHPILDEADLLIESRLKRG, encoded by the coding sequence GTGCAGTCCCTTTCCGTCATGTTCCAGCTGGCCGGCGCCGTGGCGCTGCTGCTTTTCGGGCTTGGCCTGGTCCGCGACGGGATGGTGCGCGCCTTTGGCGTCCGGCTCAAGATGGCGCTGGGGCGGGGCACGCGCACCGGGTTGCGGGCCTTTGTCTCCGGGCTGGTGGCGACACTGGGCTTGCAAAGCTCGACCGCGACGGCGCTGATGACGGCCTCATTCGTGGATCGCGGCATGATCCGGCCGCGCATGGCCCAGATCGTGCTGCTGGGCGCCAACCTGGGCACGGCGCTGACCGCCTGGATCGTCGCCTCGGGGATCGAGGCGCTGGTGCCGGTGCTGCTGCTGGCCGGCTATGCCATGCGCGGCCAGTCCCGGCGCGGCTGGTCGGGCGGCGGGCTGGCGCTGATCGGCATCGCGCTGATGCTGCTGTCGTTGGGCCTGCTGGGCCATGCGACCGAGCCCCTGCGCGAATCCGCGGCCATGGCAGCCTTTCTGGCCATGCTGGGCAATGCCTGGCCGGTGGCGCTGGCCATCGCGGCGGGGCTGGCGGTGATCTGCTCGTCTTCGCTGGCGGTGGTGATGCTGGTCCTGTCGCTGGCCATGGATCCGGCCCTGACCGTGGTACTGGTGCTGGGCGCCAATCTGGGCGGGGCGATCCCGCCGGTGCTGGCCACGGCCGGACAGGGCATCGCGGCCCGCCGCGTCGCCCTGGGCAACCTGGTCGTGCGCGCCGTCGGCTGCCTTGTCGCGCTGCCCCTGGCGGGCCAAGCGGCGCAGGTGCTGACCGCCGTACCTCTGCCGGAAACCGGGCTGGCGGTCGAGGCGCATCTGGCCTTCAACCTGGCGCTCGCCGCGGCGATCTGGCCTTTTTCGGCGCTGGTCACGCGGCTGACCGGGCTGATCCTGCGTGAAGACGAGACCCCGCCGCCGATCGAGGCGCAGCTGCTGGACGGGCAGGCGCTGGACACCCCGGCCGTGGCTCTGGCTCGCGCCAGCCGGGCGGCGCTGGCCATCGGCGACGTGGTCGAACGGATGCTGCAACAGGCCCGCACCGCCTTTGCCCGTGGCGACGATGCGCCCCTGGCCGAGGTTTCGGTGCTGGAGGAGCGGGTGGACCGCATGCAGCAGGAGGTGAAAAGCTTTCTCTCCCGCCTGGGCCGCGAGGCGGGCGAGGATGAACGGCGCCAGGCCATCACCATCCTGGATTATGTCATCAACCTGGAACATGTCGGCGACATCATCGACAAGGGGCTCGGCCCCGAGATCCGCAAGAAGGCGGCGCTGGCCCTGCGCTTTTCCGACGAGGGCTATCGCGAACTGGACGGGCTGTTCCTGATGACCATAGAGAACCTGCGGCTGGCCCAGACCGTCTTCATGACCCGCGACCGCGACCTGGCGCGGCAGCTGATGGAGGAGAAGGTCGAGATCCGGCGGCTGGAGCGCATGTCCGCGCAGCGCCACCTGATGCGGCTGCGCGAGGGGCGGGCGGACAGCCAGCAGACCTCATCGCTGCACCTGGACATCCTGCGCGACCTGAAGCGGGTGAACGCGCATATCGTCTCGGTCGCGCATCCGATCCTGGACGAGGCCGACCTGCTGATCGAAAGCCGGCTCAAGCGGGGCTGA